The stretch of DNA AACCATGGAAATATATGCATGcaactgtatattactgtggGATTGGTAGCCTTTCTTTTAACCTTTCTTAATATTCATAGTGTAGCTAGCAACCTGCCTTGAGAAGGCTATTTTGTTTGATAATATTTTGCATTTGTGGCTATGTTTTTGAGTCGACTTGTCAAATCCCCTCTCCTGCTTTCACCAGATgccctggaggaggaggatgaacagcTGATAGTGTCTGGCCCAGCCAGAGATCCAGCTCCTAGCCTCCTATTTAACCAGAACATGGGTCAGGCCAAGCCCCCCTTGGTCCCTGAGGAGGAGGCCCCTGTGGACTCTAAGGAGGGGCCACAAACACTgcccaacaccacagacactgCAGAGGTTCAACCCGCAATAGCAGGCCCATCAGCCCAGACCAATGGAGCAGCAAAGGCCACTGCTTCTCTAGACTTAGGTCTACCTGAGGAGGATAGACCACTGGCTACTTCACTAGACTTAGGCCTACCTGAGGAGGATAGACCACTGGCTACTTCTCTAGACTTAGGCTTAactgaggaggagaggccacttgCTACTTCTCGAGACTTAGGCTTAACTGAGGAGGATAGACCACTGGCTACTTCTCTAGACTTAGGCTTAACTGAGGAGGATAGACCACTGGCTACTTCTCTAGACTTAGGTCTACCTGAGGAGGATAGACCACTGGCTACTTCTCTGGACTTAGACCTAACTAAGGAAGCTAGCATTACTAAGACGCTTTGTAATGGACACCCCATAGAGACCATCCCTGAACCTCAGGCCAAACCCACTaaaaccacacccccttccctGAAGATAAAGGGAGCCTTTTCCAGGGCTAGTGCACAGAGGGATGGGGACAGTGATATCACCCTAGTCCCTAAGGCTAGCTACAACTTCAACCCGGACCAATTCGACGACAGCTTCAATCCGTTCGCCAGCGGCGGCTCCAAGATTCAGAACTTCTCTCCAGCCGATGCCCTGCCCACAATGGAGTCGCTACCTGTACCTAGCTCCCTGCCCACAATGGAGTCGCTACCTGTACCTAGCTCCCTGCCCACACTGGGGTCGTTACCTGTACCTAGCTCCCTGCCCACAATGGAGTCGCTACCTGTACCTAGCTCCCTGCCCACACTGGGGTCGTTACCTGTACCTAGCTCCCTGCCCACACTGGGGTCGCTACCTGTACCTAGCTCCCTGCCCACACTGGGGTCGCTACCTGTACCTAGCTCCCTGCCCACACTGGGGTCGCTACCTGTACCTAGCTCCCTGCCCACACTGGGGTCGTTACCTGTACCTAACTCCCTGCCCACACTGGGGTCGCTACCTGTACCTAGCTCCCTGCCCACACTGGGGTCGCTACCTGTACCTAGCTCCCTGCCCACACTGGGGTCGCTACCTGTACCTAGCTCCCTGCCCACACTGGGGTCGCTACCTGTACCTAGCTCCCTGCCCACACTGGGGTCGCTACCTGTACCTAGCTCCCTGCCCACACTGGGGTCGCTACCTGTACCTAGCTCCCTGCCCACACTGGGGTCGCTACCTGTACCTAGCTCCCTGCCCACACTGGGGTCGTTACCTGTACCTAGCTCCCTGCCCACACTGGGGTCGTTACCTGTACCTAGCTCCCTGCCCACACTGGGGTCGTTACCTGTATACAGCTCTTCTCCACCGCTTTCTGGGACTAGTTCCTCACCTAAAATGGATGTTGAGGAGGTCAAAGATTCAGCGTCGGAGGCATCAGAGGAGCCCAAGCCTGTGGAGATAGAGTTTGGGTTAGACGAGGCAGGCAAGGTAAAAAAAACGCAGCCCAGGAGGATGGGTAAAACGCCCGGCAGCAAGCTCGCCGTCAAGAAACCAAGGGCAAAAGCAACGATAACAGTACTTGCCCCGACACCGGCACCCGAACCAGTAATAGCTCACCCGGTAGTAGAGCCGGTTTCAGAAACGACTTCCGAACCACATTCCATGCCAGGTCCCTCCTTAAGTTTGGACAACGTTCCTATTCCCAAGTCCACTTATAAATTTGGCCCCAACCAGTGGGATGACCCTAATTTGATCCCCTTTTGGGGTGGTGGTGTCAAAATAAGTAGTTCCCCGGTTTTGCCCAAAGGATCCTACAGCTTTGATCCTCACAACTTTGACAACTATGTGGACCCCTTTAAGCCATCTACAGCCCTGGGCTGCGAGAACTCAACCTCCCGGGATACTCCACTTCCTCCGCCAGCAGAGGAAGCAGTGAAACCAAAGCTGGAGCGGCTCCTGGATGAGGGGAAGAGAATGTGTCAGACTCCAAAGAAAAGCAAGGACAGGATCATCACGTAAGTCCACTACACTCACTAGTGTTCCAACACTAGTATAGCCTTCTATATGTTAGTTCTGCTTTCAGAATGTGGATTGTCTTAACAAGAAGAAAGCATTCAATTATCTTTCCGTGTCTTCTAAAAACACTTGGCAATGTGTATTTTATAAAACAATACTGTCAGAAAGTGAGTAAACATGTTCAGTATTGCTCAATGGCCTATGTGATACCAAACTTGGCTTCATGGTTCTCACATTAGCCTGGTAAATATATTTTTGCCATTTGCAAGGCCACTGGCATCATAATGTTTGTGTCAGAAGCCTGCTGCCAAACCAACTCCTAGAAACCTATCTCATAATGCTGAGCAGTACATCACTActcattcctctttctctctctccctcatctttcATTTTCCTGCTGTACTCCCTATCTACCTTCTCCCGCCAACCCTACCAACCAACCGCCACTGTCTGTCTATCGTGCACCTTTTCTCTGCTTCTCCTCCCACCTTGTGTTCATTTGCCTCAGGACCACTGAACAAGTGAAGTTTCTCTGTTTTCTGTTGTAAGTAGTacttcctcttttctctctctctctctctctctctctctctctctctctctctctctctctctctctctctctctctctctctctctctctgtctctctgtctctctgtctctctgtctctctctctctctctctctgtctctgggttgGTTTCAGTCCTATtgcatgtgttgttatgatgagAGCTCAGTGAAAGAGCTTTTAGAGTCCTGCACTCCTGCATGTTGGCACGTGAACCTTCCCCCTTAAAAAACATGCCTTCATCAGCTAGTAGGCTATTTCCTTAATGGTTGCCTTGTGAGTCTTTGCAGAGTTAAATAACAGATTTCTATCTGCATAGGATTTTGCATAgtgttgtcgtgtctttactatcattaaattaaGACTTttcgtttttatcaaagattctctgtaattagcatTTCGTGATTAACTAATCAggcaaatgtaattaactaggaagtcggggcaacAAGGAAAATATtgagattacaaagttataattttcctaatacaacttttcagatatattttaatatctgatcaattggTCTTCTTGATTAATGAAAGAATTATTTTACCtcatgttagtctcattccaaacgtcgtaaattgttggttatctgcacgaacccagtcttcactatgagtcatccatacatcaattgtcttaaatcatttatttattaactaactaaacaatcacagaagtgcacacacaaacaaacaaaattaatatggttacaagaaatgataggggaatgtgccctagttcaatccttgggccgactctcttctctgtatacatcaatgatgttgctcttgttgctggtgattctctgatccacctctacacagacgacaccattctgtatacttctggcccatctttggacactgtgctaacgaacttccagacaagcttcaatgccatacaactctccttccgtggcctccaactgctcttaaattaAAGTAAAACtacatgcatgctcttcaaccgatcgctgcccacacctggctgcctgtccagcatcactactctggacgtttctgacttagaatatgtgcacaactatatgtggacaactacaaatacctaggtctctggttagactgtaaactctccttccagactcacattaagcatctccaatccacaattaaatctagaatcggcttcctatttcgcaacaaagcctccttcactcatgctgccaacaTACCCTCatgaaactgactatcctaccgatccttgacttcggcgatgtcatttacaaaatagcctccagcactctactcagcaaattggatgcagtctatcacagtgccatccgttttgtcaccaaaggcccatatactacccaccactgcgacctatatgctctcgttggctggcactcgcttcatattcgtcgccaaacccactggcgccaggtcatctataagtctttgctaggtaaagccccgccttatctcagctcactggtcaccttaACAACAcacacctgtagcacgcgctccagcaggtatatttcactgggcacccccaaagccaatttctccttcggccacctttccttccagttctctgctgccaatgactggaacaaactgcaaaaatcactgaagctggagactcatatctccctcactagctttaagcaccagctgtcagagcaggtcACACATCACTGCACCTGtccatagctcatctgtaaatagcccatctaactacctcatccccatactgttatttattgaatttattttgctcctttgcacccctgtatctctatttgcacactcatcttctgcacatctatcacgccagtgtttaattgttatatttgtaattatttcaccactatggcctatttattgcctttacaacccttatcctacctcatttgcacaccttgtatatagatgtattttattatatttttgactgtatgtttgtttattccatgtgtaactgtgttgttgtttgtgtcgcactgctttgctttatcttggccaggtcgcatttgtaaatgagaacttgttctcaactagcctacctggttaaataaaggtgaaataaaacatttttttttttaaatgtacagttTATTAGATACATGTCCCGAACAATTACATGTTCAGTGTCCTAATAACCAATGCTACTGTATATTCTGTATTTACAAATCCTCTTCCGGTGTTCCTCTAGGAATTCGTGTAAGATCAAGAAGTATGAAAACCATTCCCTGGTCCTGAATGTCTgcaatcaggtgtgtgtgtgtgtgtgcgtgtgcgtaagTGCTTGTGCAATATCAGTTGAATATAACCTTGCTACAGTGGCACTGCAATGTCTATTACTCAGTAGGTTacctcacctacacacacacacacacacacagacacaaacacaaacacaaacacaaacacacacacacacacacacagcttctttCTTTCATGCTGACAAATGCATCCCTTTCTCACACTCTCATCATTGTATCCATAGCACTGCGGTACAGCCCTGGCGTGTTGACAGATGCATGACTCATCACTCAGCACATGTTTATCAGTCTGTAGATGCCATGTGCCATCATGTTTTATCGCATCCCATAACACTCCAATTGACTATTAAACTACCTCAAGTGAACCACCTAATCTACTACTTTgagaaacaaaaaaaaatattgtagaaATCAAGTGCTATTTGCATGTTAAAATGCATATGGAATCCACCGTGTAATATTATGGCattgtttacattttttgttgGTGGACTCTCTATGCAGATTTTACAGTGTGGCTCAGTAGTTCCCAGCCCGTGGTTCCCATCCCAGCTTACCAGATGGAATACATTCAATTCAATATAGTAAATACACCACGGGTGTTCTATCTGACTGTAGGCTGACGGTATGCTGATACTCTATTCTCTTGTTTACAGGAAGAGGATGTGGTTGTGTCACAGGTCCAAGAAATGCCCCGCCGCGTTCGCCATGCCACCGATGAGGAAAAGCTGGCTTGTAGTGAAATCATGGGCCAGAAAGCCAAGGAGGAGGccggggtggaggtggaggaggaagaagactcAGTGTGTGCCAAAGACCCAACCAAAGGCCTGGCCATCACAAACAACGTCAAAAGCCAGGCAATGCTGGATGGTAAGTTTGGTTTGGCTCTCAGGGCGTTCTTTAGATTTATTCAATGACCAAGATGTAGTCAAAGGGACTCTGTTTAAAAGTCTAAAGGGGCtagaaaacaaaaaacaaaacttAATGCCAGCAGTTCTAGACAATCCATTAGATTAGCTCCATTAGATTACACTTGACTAAAGACAGCAGAAAAGCAGTTTCTGGAGAGCCTCTGGGATTGTAGTCCCATAATAGTTTTTACTGCCGTCTATTGGCCATTGAAAATCAGAAGTTGAGTAAATGGCTTTTCCATCCCCATCAGAGCATGTTAACGGAGTTGAGCGGTTGGACATCCCGCTCATTGCTCATGGAATTACCGCTCAGGTGCTCCATGTCCTTTAATACAGCACTGCTAAAAACCGCTCAGTGCTCACAGGGGGAAAAAAACCCCGCTCCAAATTcgctccattcattaaaatcacaatttaatCAACACCCATCTATTATTGTGACTGCCTGGACCTACCAATTGGTTTTGAAGTtttgaaaccaaaccatatggatttgaatgaaaagtatttTAATAAACACGAAAAGGTGAATGTAAGAAGCGAACATAATtttaaataggctacatgtcatagtaaacagcatataaacactaaatttgcaaacatttctaaaaacctgttttcgctttgtcattatggggtattgtgtgtagattgctgaggatatttttttatttaatcaattttagaacaaggctgtaacataacaaaatgtggaaaaaatcaaggggtgtcacagaatcggaccaaaatgcagcgtgctTTGGGTTCATCATCTTTATTATGTGAACCGGAAAAAAACAATAAAGAActaaacgaacgtgaagctatgCAGTGCTCAAGGCAACTAtacacaaacaagatcccacaacaaacaggtgggaaaaagctgcctaaatatttttatttattttaccaggcaagtcagttaagaacagattcttattttcaatgacggcctaggaacagtgggttaactgcctgttcaggggcagaacgacagatttgtaccttgtggggtttgaacttgcaaccttccggttaccagtccaacgctctaaccactaggctaccctgtcgcccctgatcagagacaacgatagacagctgcctctgaatgGGAACCATACCAAACCAACCTAGAAacaaagaaactagaatgcccaccctagtcacaccccgacctaaccaaaatagagaataaaggatctctacggtcagggcgtgacaaggggtctttccaaaggcactgtaaatattttgctacaatgacacacttaGTTATCTACCCACCTAGTTCCTTTCTGTTAGCATGTGCACGTAGCATGTACaccatcatgctgttgggataagtgtcttttcagattccacaatgattctttAGTTGTTGACACTACATCACcgcactccctctcttgctcttggtcctcatctttgtaagtcaccttgatttagGACCTGAGTGTTTTATGActttctttatgaaaatatttagttCCAGCTCCGCTCTGCTCACATACTCTGATCCCCATAATACTTATTCATGTATTATTGTCTTCCTCTCAGGGCCACAGgcgaggataacacacaatatgAAGGAAAAGGACATTTGCATTTCAGTAAGTAGGCTTAGATCTTTTGATTTGTCTCTAAGATTTGTTATGTTTTTTCAATAGAAGCCAGTTTGCATTAGAGCACAGATTGACATGTTTTGTCCTTGGTGTCTACAGAGTGAAGAGGTGTCAATCACCCCAAGGCCAAAGTTGATTGGCTGCAAGGGACACGATGACAAAGGTAGTCCCTCCTCCATGGATACCATATCGCTAAATGAGATGGACAAAGCAGCGGTGCTCACCTTGATCAGAGAGGAGGTATAGTAACTGACCAATAGTGGTTATTATACCAAACTGAAAAtatctgggtcatgttcattaggcaccaaattgAAGAAAACAGATTGAAATAGGGAGGGACTATCTGGATATATCTAATTAGAAATTAGAATTTTCATTTCCCATTGCCTGCCCTAAAGAACACAACCTAGGTTGCACTAAGAGCTAGCCCTCTGAGCTAAAGGCCCAGTTCCCTGATTGCTGACTGTCACTGTAGTACTGCACACTCACTGCAGTACTTCTATTATACCATAGTAAACATACTTAAACTTTCAACAAGTACTGATGTAGGATCTTTATTTTTATCAACCTGTTAAAGGAAAACTGTATTTTAGATGTAAAAAggtttctgaagtttgtaattttcactttgaaatttcagacttgattttccctttaAGAAAAAACAACCCCTTACATGTCCATTAATTATGATCAATATAATAAttgacatttcctgttgctgcaggattattttccagctgtagaaactggctcaaattaagatcctacatctgtagcaagCAACTGGATGCCTGGCAAGCCTATGTTAAGCATAGTGTTTTCTCCCCAACAGATAATCACTAAAGAGATAGAGGCCAACGAGTGGAAGAGAAAGTATGAAGACAGTCATATGGAGGTGTTAGAGATGAGGTATTATATGGCACTGTTGTTTTAGTTTGACATCATTCAAAGTGGATCATATATCACAGGAAAACTCACAAGAAAGCTTTTAGActgaaaataaacatttttctTTGTATTTATATCTCTCCTCCTGTTAATTCATCTCTTGTAGGAGAATAGTGGTGGAGTATGAGAAAACAGTTGCACAGATGATTGGTAAGTTCTTGAAGAGTTAATTATCGGTACTGATATGAAATCACAGGATTGGTGAAAGCAATATAGTTGCTACCTACCAGCTTATGACTTTCAGCTTATTAATACCCCgagacttattccacattttgttgttccagcctgatttcaaaatggatcaaattatttttttcctcccctgctacacacaatacctcataacaaagtgaaaacatgtttttagaaaatgttgcaaaTTTATTCATCAGGAAATGGAAATGAATGTATTGACAAATTAACAATTATCTTTGTATTCCCCTTTTGTTATAATTTGATTGAATTCTCGTTTTTTAAACATCAACGCAAATTCATGGAACTAGACAATGATTGCAAGCCTATTTAGGCTATTGAGACACCCTTGTACCCTTAGTCCTTGTTTGGACGTATCTCAACTTAGTGACCTTTGACCTGTAAACTTTGCAGAGGATGAGCAGCACAAGAGGAGTGTCCTGGGCTCCCAGAAGAGTGTCCAGCAGGTGACTCTGGAGCGGGACCAGGCCCTGGCCGACCTCAACTCTGTGGAGCGCTCACTCTCGGACCTCTTTAGACGTTACGAGAACATGAAGACCATCCTGGAAGGCTTTAAGAAGGTATGTGAGACTAGAGCGAATGTTTAGGAAGGTGTGCGTGATACCAGTGGAGGTTGGTGAGAGGAGCTATAGGcagacaggctcattgtaatggctggaatggagtaaatgggaCTGAGTCAAACAtcatttccatatgtttgataccatttcatgtataccattccagccattacaatgagtccATCCTGCTGTAGCTCCTCCTACCAGCCGCTTATGCGTGACTTGTGTTAacgtagggaggcgagcaggccagagtgcccttgtttgggtgtaggcctgatcagagcctggaggtactgacaGCTCCAgtgcaccatggtcttgtaagcGGATAGGGACACTAGCAAGGTTCTCTCACTGTACTTCAAAGAATGTTGAGTTGAAGTAAACCTTTGTCTGCCCATGTTGTATTCTGTGTTTTACTTCATGTTTTGATTCTTCTTTATCTGACCTTTCATTATCACTACTTGTAATGGAGAAATACCAGCCAAAACAATACATTTGGTTGAATTAAATTTcagatctgtctgtgtgtgtgtgtatctagaaTGAAGAGGTGCTGAAGAAGTGTGCCCAAGAGTATCTGGTCCGCGTCAGACAGGAGGAGCAGAGATACCACACCCTCAAGGTCCACGCTGAGGAAAAACTAGTCAAGTAAAGATAGACACATACACTTTTTAGTTTAATataattttgatttattttacccaAAGAGATTGTTTATAATCTtaaatacattatatatacaaaagtatgtggacactccttcaaattagtggattcggctatttccgccacacccgttgctgacaggtgtataaaatcgagtacacagccatgcaatctccatgaacaaacattggcagtaaaatggccttactgaagagttcagtgactttcaacttggcaccgtcaacaagtcagtttgtcaaatttctgccctgctagagttaCCCCAGTCAacagtaagtgctgttattgtgaagtggaaacatctaggagcaacaacgactcCGCCGCGAAGTGGTCGCCACACAAACTCGCagaattggaccgcagagtgctgaagcacgtaaacATTGTCCCCTATTGCATCACTCATtatcaggcagttaacccactgttcctaggccgtcattgaaaataagaatttgttagaGGTTAGGGCCGTTTTTTTCAACTTTTTGATAAAAAGCGTGCAAAATTTCaacgccctgctactcatgccaggaatatagtatatgcatatgattaataTGTgtgcatagaaaacactctgaagtttataaaactggttaaatcatgtctgtgactataacagaacgtgtgtagcaggcaaaaccccaaggaaaaactcttcacaacaaaaaatatatatatccctcTGCCAGTTCCCTgaattgtctatggcaagggaaaatagatagcgCCCACTTTacagttcctacagcttccacacgatgtcgccagtgttgggaattgggttgaagttaatcTTTGGTGAAATGAggaataggcacttcctgtcagaGGGTACACCGGGGGAAGTTATGAAATAGAGAAAATCGtccatgatttcaagacttgctgctattgaatacagatcgccccgtgatcaatttgatcgattattaacgtttacaaatacctaaagttggattacagaAGTAGTTTGAAGttttttggcaaagtttataggcaacttttttcatttaaaaaaatgacgttgcgttttggaaagctgtttttttatggatcagacgggcttcataaatggacattttgggtatacatggacggaattcatcgaaaaaaagacccaattgtgatgtttatgggacatattggagtgccaacaaagaagctcgtcaaaggt from Oncorhynchus keta strain PuntledgeMale-10-30-2019 chromosome 21, Oket_V2, whole genome shotgun sequence encodes:
- the tacc1 gene encoding transforming acidic coiled-coil-containing protein 1 isoform X3, which codes for MGSSQSQQKKRGGAANSTKRKTSNISDSEGHFETPEAQSPVHTPLQVPEELETFTTDRADALEEEDEQLIVSGPARDPAPSLLFNQNMGQAKPPLVPEEEAPVDSKEGPQTLPNTTDTAEVQPAIAGPSAQTNGAAKATASLDLGLPEEDRPLATSLDLGLPEEDRPLATSLDLGLTEEERPLATSRDLGLTEEDRPLATSLDLGLTEEDRPLATSLDLGLPEEDRPLATSLDLDLTKEASITKTLCNGHPIETIPEPQAKPTKTTPPSLKIKGAFSRASAQRDGDSDITLVPKASYNFNPDQFDDSFNPFASGGSKIQNFSPADALPTMESLPVPSSLPTMESLPVPSSLPTLGSLPVPSSLPTMESLPVPSSLPTLGSLPVPSSLPTLGSLPVPSSLPTLGSLPVPSSLPTLGSLPVPSSLPTLGSLPVPNSLPTLGSLPVPSSLPTLGSLPVPSSLPTLGSLPVPSSLPTLGSLPVPSSLPTLGSLPVPSSLPTLGSLPVPSSLPTLGSLPVPSSLPTLGSLPVPSSLPTLGSLPVPSSLPTLGSLPVYSSSPPLSGTSSSPKMDVEEVKDSASEASEEPKPVEIEFGLDEAGKVKKTQPRRMGKTPGSKLAVKKPRAKATITVLAPTPAPEPVIAHPVVEPVSETTSEPHSMPGPSLSLDNVPIPKSTYKFGPNQWDDPNLIPFWGGGVKISSSPVLPKGSYSFDPHNFDNYVDPFKPSTALGCENSTSRDTPLPPPAEEAVKPKLERLLDEGKRMCQTPKKSKDRIITTTEQVKFLCFLLNSCKIKKYENHSLVLNVCNQEEDVVVSQVQEMPRRVRHATDEEKLACSEIMGQKAKEEAGVEVEEEEDSVCAKDPTKGLAITNNVKSQAMLDGPQARITHNMKEKDICISSEEVSITPRPKLIGCKGHDDKGSPSSMDTISLNEMDKAAVLTLIREEIITKEIEANEWKRKYEDSHMEVLEMRRIVVEYEKTVAQMIEDEQHKRSVLGSQKSVQQVTLERDQALADLNSVERSLSDLFRRYENMKTILEGFKKNEEVLKKCAQEYLVRVRQEEQRYHTLKVHAEEKLVKANEDIAQVRSKADSESVALHASLRKEQMKVDSLERALHQKNQEIEELTKICDELIAKLGTSD
- the tacc1 gene encoding transforming acidic coiled-coil-containing protein 1 isoform X4, translating into MDCCLVEGSERRRKKRDLKAADSEGHFETPEAQSPVHTPLQVPEELETFTTDRADALEEEDEQLIVSGPARDPAPSLLFNQNMGQAKPPLVPEEEAPVDSKEGPQTLPNTTDTAEVQPAIAGPSAQTNGAAKATASLDLGLPEEDRPLATSLDLGLPEEDRPLATSLDLGLTEEERPLATSRDLGLTEEDRPLATSLDLGLTEEDRPLATSLDLGLPEEDRPLATSLDLDLTKEASITKTLCNGHPIETIPEPQAKPTKTTPPSLKIKGAFSRASAQRDGDSDITLVPKASYNFNPDQFDDSFNPFASGGSKIQNFSPADALPTMESLPVPSSLPTMESLPVPSSLPTLGSLPVPSSLPTMESLPVPSSLPTLGSLPVPSSLPTLGSLPVPSSLPTLGSLPVPSSLPTLGSLPVPSSLPTLGSLPVPNSLPTLGSLPVPSSLPTLGSLPVPSSLPTLGSLPVPSSLPTLGSLPVPSSLPTLGSLPVPSSLPTLGSLPVPSSLPTLGSLPVPSSLPTLGSLPVPSSLPTLGSLPVPSSLPTLGSLPVYSSSPPLSGTSSSPKMDVEEVKDSASEASEEPKPVEIEFGLDEAGKVKKTQPRRMGKTPGSKLAVKKPRAKATITVLAPTPAPEPVIAHPVVEPVSETTSEPHSMPGPSLSLDNVPIPKSTYKFGPNQWDDPNLIPFWGGGVKISSSPVLPKGSYSFDPHNFDNYVDPFKPSTALGCENSTSRDTPLPPPAEEAVKPKLERLLDEGKRMCQTPKKSKDRIITTTEQVKFLCFLLNSCKIKKYENHSLVLNVCNQEEDVVVSQVQEMPRRVRHATDEEKLACSEIMGQKAKEEAGVEVEEEEDSVCAKDPTKGLAITNNVKSQAMLDGPQARITHNMKEKDICISSEEVSITPRPKLIGCKGHDDKGSPSSMDTISLNEMDKAAVLTLIREEIITKEIEANEWKRKYEDSHMEVLEMRRIVVEYEKTVAQMIEDEQHKRSVLGSQKSVQQVTLERDQALADLNSVERSLSDLFRRYENMKTILEGFKKNEEVLKKCAQEYLVRVRQEEQRYHTLKVHAEEKLVKANEDIAQVRSKADSESVALHASLRKEQMKVDSLERALHQKNQEIEELTKICDELIAKLGTSD
- the tacc1 gene encoding transforming acidic coiled-coil-containing protein 1 isoform X1, with amino-acid sequence MSWLSPMSWAKWTWTAVRGAEEGEEVEEEDGLLPCGGQREEEEEERSQGCSSDSEGHFETPEAQSPVHTPLQVPEELETFTTDRADALEEEDEQLIVSGPARDPAPSLLFNQNMGQAKPPLVPEEEAPVDSKEGPQTLPNTTDTAEVQPAIAGPSAQTNGAAKATASLDLGLPEEDRPLATSLDLGLPEEDRPLATSLDLGLTEEERPLATSRDLGLTEEDRPLATSLDLGLTEEDRPLATSLDLGLPEEDRPLATSLDLDLTKEASITKTLCNGHPIETIPEPQAKPTKTTPPSLKIKGAFSRASAQRDGDSDITLVPKASYNFNPDQFDDSFNPFASGGSKIQNFSPADALPTMESLPVPSSLPTMESLPVPSSLPTLGSLPVPSSLPTMESLPVPSSLPTLGSLPVPSSLPTLGSLPVPSSLPTLGSLPVPSSLPTLGSLPVPSSLPTLGSLPVPNSLPTLGSLPVPSSLPTLGSLPVPSSLPTLGSLPVPSSLPTLGSLPVPSSLPTLGSLPVPSSLPTLGSLPVPSSLPTLGSLPVPSSLPTLGSLPVPSSLPTLGSLPVPSSLPTLGSLPVYSSSPPLSGTSSSPKMDVEEVKDSASEASEEPKPVEIEFGLDEAGKVKKTQPRRMGKTPGSKLAVKKPRAKATITVLAPTPAPEPVIAHPVVEPVSETTSEPHSMPGPSLSLDNVPIPKSTYKFGPNQWDDPNLIPFWGGGVKISSSPVLPKGSYSFDPHNFDNYVDPFKPSTALGCENSTSRDTPLPPPAEEAVKPKLERLLDEGKRMCQTPKKSKDRIITTTEQVKFLCFLLNSCKIKKYENHSLVLNVCNQEEDVVVSQVQEMPRRVRHATDEEKLACSEIMGQKAKEEAGVEVEEEEDSVCAKDPTKGLAITNNVKSQAMLDGPQARITHNMKEKDICISSEEVSITPRPKLIGCKGHDDKGSPSSMDTISLNEMDKAAVLTLIREEIITKEIEANEWKRKYEDSHMEVLEMRRIVVEYEKTVAQMIEDEQHKRSVLGSQKSVQQVTLERDQALADLNSVERSLSDLFRRYENMKTILEGFKKNEEVLKKCAQEYLVRVRQEEQRYHTLKVHAEEKLVKANEDIAQVRSKADSESVALHASLRKEQMKVDSLERALHQKNQEIEELTKICDELIAKLGTSD